In one window of Penaeus monodon isolate SGIC_2016 chromosome 36, NSTDA_Pmon_1, whole genome shotgun sequence DNA:
- the LOC119595886 gene encoding cytochrome P450 2L1-like isoform X2: MIVEILLFAVGVILLHYWISRPRGMPPGPMVIPYLGSRLIFTVSQVQAMHKIYGDIFKSEIGSHKLIFLCSNKLIKEALAKVDFADRPRLEVAHFLTDGQEAGVIMSNGKRWQNARRFLLRNLRDLGMGKTYLEESILEEARALVKDFRSCAGTPANVPESLNVAVLNVIWQLVASRRYDLHDKEVLEPIAILRSIDSSSLATLVEFFPGVKKLLPGFLEEKLFAAQMKKLKDSIVDLLKDTIDSHRATLDPTNPRDVIDEYLIAIDEKSEIAEYFGELDLMRIIFDLFAAGFDTTANTLRWVILYMARFPEVQRRVQQQIDEVVPRDTLPSYQHKSRLPLLEATIQEVLRSSSMLHNGVQRAAQADTYLGGYFIPKGSWVFGCSGICHMDSRYWEEPQEFRPERFLDQEGKVKTPKEGLIPFGSGRRSCLGEALSRMELYIFSAALLQNFTFSPPAGIEVDLEANSKQPSARLSKEQNIVISIRE; this comes from the exons ATGATTGTAGAAATCCTGCTGTTCGCGGTGGGAGTAATTCTGCTACACTATTGGATTTCCAGACCTCGGGGAATGCCACCAG GTCCTATGGTCATACCATATCTTGGCTCCAGGCTCATCTTCACTGTCAGCCAAGTGCAGGCGATGCACAAGATATACGGCGACATATTCAA ATCTGAAATAGGGTCACACAAGTTGATATTCTTGTGCAGTAACAAACTTATCAAAGAAGCCTTAGCGAAGGTGGACTTTGCTGATCGACCACGCCTCGAAGTGGCCCACTTTCTCACGGACGGCCAAGAGGCAG GTGTCATAATGAGCAACGGCAAGCGATGGCAGAACGCTCGGAGGTTCCTGCTGCGCAACCTTCGCGATCTCGGGATGGGAAAAACCTACCTGGAGGAGAGCATCCTGGAGGAGGCCAGAGCGCTGGTCAAGGATTTCAGATCCTGCGCCGGGACGCCGGCTAACGTTCCTGAGTCGCTTAATGTTGCCGTTTTGAACGTCATCTGGCAGTTGGTTGCAA GTAGGCGCTACGATCTCCACGACAAGGAGGTGCTCGAACCCATCGCCATCTTGAGGTCCATCGACTCGTCCTCCTTGGCCACACTCGTCGAGTTTTTTCCTGGTGTAAAGAAGCTTCTTCCCGGATTCTTAGAAGAGAAGTTATTTGCAGCGCAGATGAAGAAACTGAAGGACAGCATCGTAGATCTACTGAag GACACGATAGATTCTCACAGAGCCACCCTCGACCCGACCAACCCGCGTGACGTCATCGATGAATATTTGATAGCCATAGACGAAAAGAGCGAAATTGCTGAGTACTTCGGTG AGCTGGATCTGATGAGGATCATCTTCGACCTGTTCGCCGCGGGCTTTGACACGACGGCCAACACCCTGCGCTGGGTCATCCTCTACATGGCCAGGTTCCCCGAAGTGCAGCGCCGCGTCCAACAGCAGATCGACGAGGTTGTCCCGCGCGACACCTTGCCCTCATACCAGCACAAGAGTCG GCTGCCGTTACTCGAAGCGACGATCCAGGAGGTTCTTCGCTCATCATCCATGCTACACAACGGAGTCCAACGCGCAGCTCAGGCTGATACTTACTTGGGAGGCTACTTCATTCCGAAG GGGTCGTGGGTGTTCGGGTGCTCGGGAATATGCCACATGGACTCACGCTACTGGGAAGAACCGCAGGAGTTCCGACCCGAGCGGTTCCTCGACCAAGAAGGGAAAGTCAAAACGCCAAAGGAGGGACTCATACCCTTTGGTTCAG GACGAAGGAGCTGTCTTGGAGAGGCTCTGTCAAGGATGGAACTGTACATCTTCTCGGCAGCCCTTCTGCAGaacttcactttctctcctccagCGGGCATCGAGGTCGACCTAGAAGCCAACTCCAAGCAACCCTCTGCACGTCTGTCTAAAGAACAAAATATTGTCATTAGCATCAGAGAGTGA
- the LOC119595886 gene encoding cytochrome P450 2L1-like isoform X1, which yields MTLDFVSKSLSNSQSFRPDRHASRLPALPQVILQGSVLVKVLHIATMIVEILLFAVGVILLHYWISRPRGMPPGPMVIPYLGSRLIFTVSQVQAMHKIYGDIFKSEIGSHKLIFLCSNKLIKEALAKVDFADRPRLEVAHFLTDGQEAGVIMSNGKRWQNARRFLLRNLRDLGMGKTYLEESILEEARALVKDFRSCAGTPANVPESLNVAVLNVIWQLVASRRYDLHDKEVLEPIAILRSIDSSSLATLVEFFPGVKKLLPGFLEEKLFAAQMKKLKDSIVDLLKDTIDSHRATLDPTNPRDVIDEYLIAIDEKSEIAEYFGELDLMRIIFDLFAAGFDTTANTLRWVILYMARFPEVQRRVQQQIDEVVPRDTLPSYQHKSRLPLLEATIQEVLRSSSMLHNGVQRAAQADTYLGGYFIPKGSWVFGCSGICHMDSRYWEEPQEFRPERFLDQEGKVKTPKEGLIPFGSGRRSCLGEALSRMELYIFSAALLQNFTFSPPAGIEVDLEANSKQPSARLSKEQNIVISIRE from the exons ATGACTCTTGATTTTGTGTCGAAATCTCTCTCGAACTCTCAATCATTCCGTCCCGATCGCCATGCCTCAAGGTTGCCGGCGCTTCCTCAGGTGATCCTCCAAGGAAGCGTCCTCGTAAAA GTGTTACACATCGCCACAATGATTGTAGAAATCCTGCTGTTCGCGGTGGGAGTAATTCTGCTACACTATTGGATTTCCAGACCTCGGGGAATGCCACCAG GTCCTATGGTCATACCATATCTTGGCTCCAGGCTCATCTTCACTGTCAGCCAAGTGCAGGCGATGCACAAGATATACGGCGACATATTCAA ATCTGAAATAGGGTCACACAAGTTGATATTCTTGTGCAGTAACAAACTTATCAAAGAAGCCTTAGCGAAGGTGGACTTTGCTGATCGACCACGCCTCGAAGTGGCCCACTTTCTCACGGACGGCCAAGAGGCAG GTGTCATAATGAGCAACGGCAAGCGATGGCAGAACGCTCGGAGGTTCCTGCTGCGCAACCTTCGCGATCTCGGGATGGGAAAAACCTACCTGGAGGAGAGCATCCTGGAGGAGGCCAGAGCGCTGGTCAAGGATTTCAGATCCTGCGCCGGGACGCCGGCTAACGTTCCTGAGTCGCTTAATGTTGCCGTTTTGAACGTCATCTGGCAGTTGGTTGCAA GTAGGCGCTACGATCTCCACGACAAGGAGGTGCTCGAACCCATCGCCATCTTGAGGTCCATCGACTCGTCCTCCTTGGCCACACTCGTCGAGTTTTTTCCTGGTGTAAAGAAGCTTCTTCCCGGATTCTTAGAAGAGAAGTTATTTGCAGCGCAGATGAAGAAACTGAAGGACAGCATCGTAGATCTACTGAag GACACGATAGATTCTCACAGAGCCACCCTCGACCCGACCAACCCGCGTGACGTCATCGATGAATATTTGATAGCCATAGACGAAAAGAGCGAAATTGCTGAGTACTTCGGTG AGCTGGATCTGATGAGGATCATCTTCGACCTGTTCGCCGCGGGCTTTGACACGACGGCCAACACCCTGCGCTGGGTCATCCTCTACATGGCCAGGTTCCCCGAAGTGCAGCGCCGCGTCCAACAGCAGATCGACGAGGTTGTCCCGCGCGACACCTTGCCCTCATACCAGCACAAGAGTCG GCTGCCGTTACTCGAAGCGACGATCCAGGAGGTTCTTCGCTCATCATCCATGCTACACAACGGAGTCCAACGCGCAGCTCAGGCTGATACTTACTTGGGAGGCTACTTCATTCCGAAG GGGTCGTGGGTGTTCGGGTGCTCGGGAATATGCCACATGGACTCACGCTACTGGGAAGAACCGCAGGAGTTCCGACCCGAGCGGTTCCTCGACCAAGAAGGGAAAGTCAAAACGCCAAAGGAGGGACTCATACCCTTTGGTTCAG GACGAAGGAGCTGTCTTGGAGAGGCTCTGTCAAGGATGGAACTGTACATCTTCTCGGCAGCCCTTCTGCAGaacttcactttctctcctccagCGGGCATCGAGGTCGACCTAGAAGCCAACTCCAAGCAACCCTCTGCACGTCTGTCTAAAGAACAAAATATTGTCATTAGCATCAGAGAGTGA